One Proteinivorax tanatarense DNA segment encodes these proteins:
- a CDS encoding carboxymuconolactone decarboxylase family protein, protein MADPKKMLNEFMGGLQSFEKEAPEQTKAFMNLLGASYKEGALSTKTKEIISVAVGTYNRCEYCIVFHVYKALEAGATKEEIIEAAMVAVAFGGGPSMAYSVTLVKESIDAFLPEFEK, encoded by the coding sequence ATGGCAGACCCGAAAAAAATGTTAAACGAATTTATGGGAGGATTACAGAGTTTTGAGAAAGAGGCTCCCGAGCAAACCAAAGCTTTTATGAACTTATTAGGTGCATCTTACAAGGAGGGGGCGCTATCCACTAAGACCAAAGAGATTATCTCTGTAGCAGTGGGTACTTATAACCGTTGTGAGTATTGCATTGTTTTCCATGTATATAAAGCTCTAGAGGCAGGGGCTACAAAAGAAGAAATAATCGAGGCAGCTATGGTAGCAGTTGCTTTCGGTGGTGGACCTTCCATGGCTTATTCAGTAACGTTAGTAAAAGAATCAATTGACGCTTTTTTACCAGAATTTGAGAAATAA
- the lpdA gene encoding dihydrolipoyl dehydrogenase encodes MDFLVKIPEGTQGNDDQVTISKWAVKEGDVVSQGDLLLEIETEKVNLELEAEVSGTIKEILVQEGEVVNVDSAVCSIETEDNPAEKQDDAQSGMNYFGSLLNKREEKHKVDLCILGGGPGGYVAAIKAAKSGLKVALVEKDKMGGTCLNRGCIPTKALLQSANLLSQIQKAQKFGIQVNEVKGNYSEAIKYKDGVVSTLRNGVESLLKRHNVKVFVGEGKLISDRVITTETSDAKVEISAEHIILATGSKPKMPAIQGINSREVITSDDILSLENLPKSMVVIGGGVIGMELSFILRKFGVEITVIEAMDSILPSLNKKASEVVLKSAEKQGIKVITGVLAQEIASAANGGAVVSLTKDKEELKVYGEKVLMSIGREFNIQGIDPDKNKIELTEQGAVKVDEKLRTSVTNIYAIGDVIGGYMLAHEASHEAFVAVDNILNKENSMNYNLIPSAVFSDPEVAQVGLTEKQAEDKGYTIKTSNFPYGANGKVLTTQKTEGFVELIVDKDSNRILGGTVVGVGATEIIHQIAIAVTKELLVDDICSTVFAHPTVSESVFEAALGYFGEEIHI; translated from the coding sequence TTGGACTTTTTAGTAAAAATTCCCGAAGGCACTCAAGGGAATGATGACCAGGTAACAATATCTAAGTGGGCGGTTAAAGAAGGGGATGTAGTCAGCCAGGGTGATCTTCTTTTAGAAATAGAAACTGAAAAAGTTAACTTGGAGCTTGAAGCAGAAGTAAGTGGAACTATAAAAGAAATACTAGTTCAAGAAGGAGAGGTAGTAAATGTAGACTCTGCCGTTTGTAGTATTGAAACTGAAGATAACCCTGCAGAAAAACAAGATGATGCACAATCTGGCATGAACTATTTTGGCTCTCTTTTAAATAAGAGAGAAGAAAAACATAAAGTGGATTTATGTATTTTGGGAGGTGGACCTGGGGGATACGTTGCGGCAATTAAAGCTGCTAAATCAGGCTTAAAAGTGGCTTTAGTAGAAAAAGATAAAATGGGCGGAACCTGTTTAAACAGAGGCTGTATTCCCACTAAAGCTTTACTTCAATCTGCCAATCTTCTAAGTCAAATTCAAAAGGCACAAAAGTTTGGGATTCAAGTCAATGAGGTTAAAGGGAATTATTCAGAGGCAATAAAGTATAAAGACGGTGTTGTGTCAACTTTAAGAAATGGTGTTGAAAGCTTGCTTAAAAGACATAATGTAAAAGTTTTTGTCGGTGAAGGTAAACTTATTTCAGACAGAGTTATTACAACAGAAACTAGCGATGCCAAGGTAGAAATTAGCGCAGAACATATTATATTAGCTACAGGGTCTAAACCAAAGATGCCTGCAATACAGGGGATAAATAGCAGAGAAGTTATAACTAGCGATGATATACTATCTTTAGAAAACCTTCCTAAGAGCATGGTAGTTATAGGCGGCGGAGTAATAGGAATGGAGCTTTCTTTTATTTTGAGGAAGTTTGGTGTTGAAATCACTGTAATTGAGGCAATGGATTCTATATTGCCCAGCTTAAACAAAAAAGCTTCTGAAGTTGTGCTAAAAAGTGCAGAAAAACAAGGGATAAAAGTTATAACAGGAGTATTAGCTCAAGAAATTGCTTCAGCAGCTAATGGAGGTGCTGTTGTTTCTTTAACTAAAGATAAAGAAGAGCTAAAAGTTTACGGAGAAAAAGTTTTGATGTCCATAGGTAGGGAGTTTAACATCCAAGGGATAGATCCAGACAAAAACAAGATAGAGCTAACAGAGCAAGGGGCAGTGAAGGTTGATGAAAAGCTTAGAACTAGCGTTACAAATATTTACGCTATTGGAGATGTTATAGGTGGGTACATGCTAGCTCACGAAGCGTCCCATGAGGCATTTGTAGCAGTTGATAACATATTGAACAAAGAAAATAGCATGAACTACAACTTAATTCCTTCGGCGGTATTTTCAGACCCTGAAGTAGCACAAGTAGGCTTGACCGAAAAGCAGGCTGAGGATAAGGGCTATACAATAAAAACAAGCAATTTTCCCTATGGAGCTAACGGTAAGGTTTTGACTACGCAAAAGACTGAAGGTTTTGTTGAACTTATAGTGGATAAAGACAGCAATAGAATACTAGGTGGAACTGTAGTAGGTGTGGGAGCAACAGAGATAATACATCAAATCGCTATAGCTGTCACAAAAGAATTGTTGGTGGATGACATATGCAGTACTGTTTTTGCCCATCCCACAGTTTCTGAAAGTGTTTTTGAAGCAGCACTTGGTTATTTCGGAGAAGAAATCCATATTTAA
- a CDS encoding ArsR/SmtB family transcription factor, which yields MDKSLKALKALSDKTRLKIIKLLLNYNFCVGAIAKNLGISEAAVSQHLKVLRQAGIVVGEKRGYYTHYIINKEIIYNLSHELRSLVDDPPAVKISCHKKEKEGNKMVEEKCKKKDVKEPQKCSPEQIKECHGDQKHPCEDSKEN from the coding sequence ATGGATAAAAGTCTAAAAGCTTTAAAAGCATTATCAGATAAAACAAGGTTAAAAATAATAAAACTATTGTTAAATTACAATTTTTGCGTAGGGGCAATAGCTAAGAACTTGGGCATATCAGAAGCTGCAGTATCTCAGCATTTAAAAGTTTTACGACAAGCAGGCATTGTCGTTGGTGAAAAAAGAGGGTACTACACCCACTATATAATAAATAAAGAAATTATATATAATCTTTCCCATGAGCTGCGCAGCTTGGTGGATGATCCGCCAGCAGTTAAAATAAGTTGCCATAAAAAAGAAAAGGAGGGAAATAAAATGGTTGAGGAAAAATGCAAAAAGAAAGATGTTAAGGAGCCCCAAAAATGTAGTCCGGAGCAAATAAAAGAATGTCATGGAGATCAAAAGCACCCTTGCGAAGATTCAAAGGAAAATTAA